In one Natrarchaeobius halalkaliphilus genomic region, the following are encoded:
- the hemL gene encoding glutamate-1-semialdehyde 2,1-aminomutase codes for MNHDNSRTLYDRALSVMPGGVNSAVRAAIEPYPFFVRRGAGGHVVDADGNRYIDWVMGLGPLLLGHDLPESVRAGIQRNASEGPMYGTPTEIEVDLAEFVVRHVPSVEKIRFVNSGTEATVSAVRLARGYTGRNKIVVMHGGYHGAQESTLVGGDAENPSPSSAGIPQSFAEHTVPVPFNDEDAIRDVFDAHGDDIAAVLTEPILGNYGIVHPEEGYHEFLRQITDEHGSLLIFDEVITGFRVGGLGCAQSEFGVTPDLTTFGKIIGGGFPVGAIGGRADIVEHFAPTGDVFQAGTFSGHPVTMAAGLETLQFAAANDVYDHVNGLGDRLRRGLSDIVADQAPSYTVTGTDSMFKVIFTRDGPGKESLEEQCDAGCRQHPTCPRYDYCPKNAADVKDAETERWRRIFWGEMKDQGIFLSQNQFECQFVSYGHTDDDVEETLEAYKDVL; via the coding sequence ATGAACCACGACAATTCGCGTACCCTGTACGATCGAGCGCTCTCGGTGATGCCGGGCGGCGTCAACTCCGCGGTTCGTGCGGCGATCGAACCCTATCCGTTTTTCGTCCGGAGAGGTGCCGGCGGACACGTCGTCGACGCGGACGGGAACCGGTACATCGACTGGGTGATGGGTCTCGGACCGCTGTTGCTGGGTCACGATCTGCCCGAATCCGTCCGCGCCGGAATTCAGCGAAACGCAAGCGAGGGACCGATGTACGGTACCCCAACGGAGATCGAAGTGGATCTCGCGGAGTTCGTCGTCCGGCACGTTCCGAGCGTCGAGAAGATCCGATTCGTCAATTCGGGAACCGAGGCGACGGTCTCGGCCGTTCGACTCGCCCGTGGCTACACCGGCCGGAACAAGATCGTCGTCATGCACGGTGGCTACCACGGGGCCCAGGAGTCGACGCTGGTCGGCGGCGATGCCGAGAATCCGTCGCCGTCATCTGCCGGAATCCCACAGTCGTTCGCAGAACACACCGTTCCGGTTCCGTTCAACGACGAAGACGCGATCCGCGACGTCTTCGACGCCCACGGCGACGATATCGCCGCCGTCCTCACTGAACCGATCCTCGGCAACTACGGGATCGTCCACCCCGAAGAGGGGTACCACGAGTTCCTTCGCCAGATCACGGACGAGCACGGCTCGCTGTTGATCTTCGACGAAGTGATCACCGGGTTCCGCGTCGGTGGCCTCGGCTGTGCACAGAGCGAGTTCGGCGTCACACCCGATCTCACCACGTTCGGCAAGATCATCGGCGGCGGCTTCCCCGTCGGCGCGATCGGTGGTCGCGCCGACATCGTCGAACACTTCGCACCGACGGGTGACGTCTTCCAGGCCGGCACCTTCTCCGGCCATCCAGTAACGATGGCCGCCGGCCTCGAGACCCTCCAGTTCGCCGCCGCGAACGACGTCTACGACCACGTCAACGGACTGGGCGACCGCCTCCGCCGAGGACTGTCGGATATCGTTGCCGATCAGGCACCGAGCTACACCGTCACGGGGACCGACAGCATGTTCAAAGTGATCTTCACGCGAGACGGCCCCGGAAAGGAATCGCTCGAGGAGCAATGCGACGCCGGCTGTCGGCAACATCCGACCTGTCCGCGCTACGACTACTGTCCGAAGAACGCGGCCGACGTAAAAGACGCCGAGACCGAACGCTGGCGGCGCATCTTCTGGGGCGAGATGAAAGATCAGGGAATCTTCCTCTCGCAAAACCAGTTCGAGTGTCAGTTCGTCAGCTACGGTCACACCGACGACGACGTCGAGGAAACGCTCGAGGCGTACAAAGACGTGCTGTGA
- a CDS encoding DUF7563 family protein, which yields MFVEVVCVSFTPLTSAETSACRHCGAHITNQFARVFGDDRDRAHRCGECDSYARLSRGSAAGLEVPIPDPETSLGRHGGEPDA from the coding sequence ATGTTCGTCGAGGTGGTCTGCGTGAGTTTCACGCCTCTGACGTCGGCCGAGACATCCGCCTGTCGACACTGTGGAGCCCATATTACCAACCAGTTTGCGCGCGTCTTCGGTGACGATCGCGATCGCGCCCACCGTTGCGGCGAGTGCGACAGCTACGCCCGACTGAGCCGGGGCTCTGCCGCCGGACTCGAGGTACCGATCCCGGATCCAGAGACGTCACTCGGTCGCCACGGAGGTGAGCCAGATGCGTGA